In the genome of Bradyrhizobium arachidis, one region contains:
- a CDS encoding aliphatic sulfonate ABC transporter substrate-binding protein: MITRRHILATTLLLATVLAAPAHAEDKPAEIRIGTQKGGFFPAVRQRQTLENAFKPLGIEIKWIDFQFGPPLLEAINVGSVDFGFVGDTPPIFAQAGGAKIRYVAAVRSEGDNQAIIVPKDSSIKTLADLKGKRVAFGKGSSAHNLLVASLEKAGLSWSDIIPAPLAPADATAAFVKGSVDAWSIWDPYLALAELKEGARVLVFDKDVHKPNAFYIANTDFVEKYPSLVARLNTTFAAEGVWAEAHHEEVAKAQSEATGVDIEAVRRFVNRSTYSVVPLDAEVIKIQQAVADRFAKLGLIPKPVNVSDIVWKWTPGS, translated from the coding sequence ATGATTACCAGGCGCCACATCCTCGCAACGACTCTCCTGCTCGCCACCGTCCTGGCCGCCCCCGCGCACGCCGAGGACAAGCCGGCGGAAATCCGCATCGGCACGCAGAAGGGCGGCTTCTTCCCCGCGGTGCGCCAACGCCAGACGCTCGAAAATGCCTTCAAGCCGCTCGGCATCGAGATCAAATGGATCGACTTCCAGTTCGGCCCGCCGCTGCTGGAGGCCATCAATGTCGGCAGCGTCGACTTCGGCTTTGTCGGCGATACGCCGCCGATCTTCGCGCAGGCCGGCGGCGCCAAGATTCGTTACGTTGCCGCGGTGAGGTCCGAAGGCGACAACCAGGCCATCATCGTGCCGAAGGACTCGTCCATCAAGACGCTTGCCGATCTCAAGGGCAAGCGCGTCGCCTTCGGCAAGGGATCGAGCGCGCATAACCTCCTGGTCGCGTCACTCGAAAAGGCCGGCCTGTCCTGGTCCGACATCATCCCGGCGCCGCTCGCGCCGGCGGATGCGACGGCGGCCTTCGTGAAGGGCTCGGTCGACGCCTGGTCGATCTGGGATCCGTATCTGGCGCTCGCCGAATTGAAGGAGGGCGCGCGCGTTCTCGTTTTCGACAAGGACGTGCACAAGCCGAACGCGTTCTACATTGCCAACACGGATTTCGTCGAAAAATATCCGTCGCTGGTCGCCAGGCTCAACACGACCTTCGCCGCGGAAGGCGTGTGGGCGGAGGCGCACCACGAGGAAGTCGCGAAGGCGCAGTCGGAGGCGACCGGCGTCGACATCGAAGCTGTCCGTCGTTTTGTCAATCGCTCGACCTATAGCGTGGTGCCGCTCGACGCCGAGGTCATCAAGATCCAGCAGGCCGTCGCCGACCGCTTTGCAAAGCTCGGCCTGATCCCGAAACCGGTCAATGTCTCCGACATCGTCTGGAAATGGACGCCGGGTTCGTGA
- a CDS encoding DUF6496 domain-containing protein has protein sequence MPRREVIRKAKQDKRAGKSASTQAGEFVKDEIDKIRKGKHGARSTKQAIAIGLSEARRAGVDLPPPRKGRTKKSTRRSAKYAYEVGQGKRTPKRRPKVSRAVEGVMKKEPRSTASRSALSKQGKRAASQRTAASRSAAARKASHTKGAKVRSAAAKKAARTRARRKG, from the coding sequence ATGCCAAGACGGGAAGTCATTCGCAAAGCGAAGCAGGACAAGCGTGCCGGCAAATCGGCGAGCACGCAGGCCGGCGAGTTCGTCAAGGACGAGATCGACAAGATCAGGAAGGGCAAGCACGGCGCGCGCTCGACGAAACAGGCCATTGCCATTGGCCTGTCGGAGGCGCGCCGCGCCGGCGTCGACCTGCCGCCGCCGCGCAAGGGCCGCACCAAGAAATCGACCCGCCGCAGCGCCAAATACGCCTATGAGGTCGGTCAGGGCAAACGAACGCCGAAGCGCCGGCCAAAAGTGTCGCGCGCTGTCGAGGGCGTCATGAAGAAGGAGCCGCGCTCGACCGCGTCCCGGAGCGCGCTGTCGAAGCAGGGCAAACGCGCCGCCAGCCAGCGCACCGCAGCGTCACGTTCGGCCGCCGCGCGGAAGGCCAGTCATACCAAGGGAGCGAAGGTCCGCTCCGCTGCGGCAAAGAAGGCGGCACGCACCAGGGCGCGCCGCAAAGGTTGA
- a CDS encoding alpha/beta fold hydrolase produces the protein MKLSVNGAEVFVATGGRDFDKSLPTVVFLHGAGFDRSSWALHTRWFAHHGYGVLAPDLPGHGRSPGPSLSSIAEMADWTAALLDATGAAKAHLIGHSMGSLISLETAARHPDKVSALSLIGTAATMTVGPDLLKAAEANSQDANDMVSIWGLGFKAELGGSLAPGLWMHGGAQAVLKHCEPGVLFRDLSACNAYANALAAAASVKVPTTLILGERDMMTPAKAGKALAAAIPHAKTVVVPGAGHMIMAERPDELLAALRAR, from the coding sequence ATGAAGCTCTCCGTCAACGGCGCCGAGGTCTTTGTTGCGACCGGCGGCCGCGATTTCGACAAGTCGCTGCCTACGGTCGTCTTCCTCCATGGTGCCGGCTTCGACCGTTCGAGCTGGGCGCTGCACACACGCTGGTTCGCCCATCACGGTTATGGCGTGCTGGCGCCAGACCTGCCCGGCCACGGCCGCTCGCCCGGTCCCTCGCTTTCAAGCATTGCGGAGATGGCCGACTGGACGGCTGCGCTGCTCGATGCAACGGGTGCTGCGAAGGCGCATCTGATCGGACATTCCATGGGCTCGCTGATCTCGCTGGAGACGGCGGCACGGCACCCCGACAAGGTCTCCGCGCTGAGCCTGATCGGCACGGCTGCGACCATGACGGTCGGCCCGGATCTGCTCAAGGCTGCCGAAGCCAATTCGCAGGATGCCAACGACATGGTCTCGATCTGGGGACTCGGCTTCAAGGCCGAGCTCGGGGGCAGCCTCGCGCCGGGTCTGTGGATGCATGGCGGCGCGCAGGCGGTGTTGAAGCATTGCGAGCCGGGCGTGCTGTTCAGGGATTTGTCGGCGTGCAATGCTTATGCGAACGCGCTTGCCGCCGCCGCGAGCGTCAAGGTACCGACGACGCTGATCCTCGGCGAGCGGGACATGATGACACCGGCGAAGGCGGGCAAGGCGCTCGCGGCCGCGATCCCGCATGCGAAGACCGTCGTGGTGCCGGGCGCGGGCCACATGATCATGGCCGAGCGGCCTGACGAACTGCTGGCGGCCTTGAGGGCCCGATAG
- a CDS encoding O-acetylhomoserine aminocarboxypropyltransferase: MPAPKPPAFETLSLHAGQHPDPATGARAVPIYQTTSYVFQDSDHAAALFNLERAGHIYTRISNPTTGVLEERLAALEGGVGAICTASGMAALHLAVATLLNAGDHIVASSSLYGGTINLLAHTLPRFGITTTFVKPRDLDAFRAAIKPNTKLVIGETIGNPGLEVLDIPKVAAIAHEAKIPLLIDNTFATPYLSRPIELGADIVMHSATKWIGGHGIAIGGAIVDGGRFDWRASGKFGVLTEPYGGYHGIVFDEQFGTAAFIMRARTEGLRDFGACLSPTNAFQLLQGVETLGVRMDRHMQNTHLVLEALKSNKAVDWVLHPSLEDHTDYQLAKTLLPRGAGSIVSFGIKGGRPAGRKFIESLRMISHLANVGDAKTLVIHPASTTHQQMDAEQLRAAGIGEELVRLSVGIETASDIIDDLAQALRISQKV; encoded by the coding sequence ATGCCCGCGCCGAAACCGCCTGCCTTCGAGACCCTGAGCCTGCATGCGGGCCAGCATCCGGACCCCGCGACCGGCGCCCGCGCGGTGCCGATCTACCAGACCACGTCCTACGTGTTCCAGGATTCCGACCACGCCGCCGCGCTGTTCAACCTGGAGCGCGCCGGCCACATCTATACGCGCATCTCCAACCCGACCACAGGCGTGCTGGAGGAGCGGCTTGCGGCGCTCGAAGGCGGGGTCGGCGCGATCTGCACTGCGAGCGGCATGGCCGCACTGCATCTGGCCGTCGCGACGCTGCTCAATGCCGGCGACCACATCGTGGCGTCGAGCTCGCTCTATGGCGGCACCATCAACCTTCTGGCGCACACGCTGCCGCGCTTCGGCATCACGACCACGTTCGTGAAGCCGCGCGATCTCGATGCGTTCCGCGCGGCGATCAAGCCGAACACGAAGCTTGTGATCGGCGAGACCATCGGCAACCCCGGCCTCGAGGTGCTCGACATTCCCAAGGTCGCGGCGATCGCGCATGAGGCAAAGATCCCGCTGCTGATCGACAACACCTTTGCCACGCCCTATCTCAGCCGCCCGATCGAGCTGGGCGCCGACATCGTCATGCATTCGGCGACAAAATGGATCGGAGGCCACGGCATCGCGATCGGCGGCGCGATCGTAGACGGCGGCCGCTTCGACTGGCGCGCATCGGGCAAGTTCGGCGTGCTGACCGAGCCCTATGGCGGCTATCACGGCATCGTCTTCGACGAACAGTTCGGCACGGCGGCCTTCATCATGCGTGCCCGCACCGAAGGGCTGCGCGATTTCGGCGCCTGCCTGTCGCCGACCAACGCGTTCCAGCTCTTGCAGGGCGTCGAGACGCTCGGCGTGCGCATGGATCGGCACATGCAGAACACGCATCTCGTGCTGGAGGCGCTGAAGTCGAACAAGGCTGTCGACTGGGTGCTGCATCCCTCGCTGGAGGATCACACGGACTACCAGCTCGCAAAGACACTGCTGCCGCGCGGCGCCGGCTCGATCGTCTCCTTCGGCATCAAGGGCGGCCGGCCCGCGGGGCGCAAGTTCATCGAGTCGTTGCGCATGATCAGCCACCTTGCCAATGTCGGCGACGCCAAGACGCTGGTGATCCACCCCGCTTCGACCACGCATCAACAGATGGACGCCGAACAGCTCAGGGCGGCCGGCATCGGCGAAGAGCTGGTGCGGCTCTCGGTCGGCATCGAGACGGCAAGCGACATCATCGACGATCTCGCGCAGGCGCTGCGCATCTCGCAAAAGGTCTGA
- a CDS encoding IclR family transcriptional regulator — protein sequence MDRAKSALSAMEPRQGAQTIRRALAVLRILAAGREDGVPLTEVVRATGLTRPTVHRIVHVLIEEGIVERNEKSGRYAIGNQVPELALARPRPSRLLVAANPSLRRASAEIGDTLFLTVRTGNDTLCVDRRIGVYPIQVLSIEIGARRPLGVSSAGVAILAAMPAQDARKIVAANEKRFEAYHTDVATVLSEVTAARKRGYYMREIGLVQGTKSISTWIKTPDGQPAAAMTVSAVRTRLGPRREQEVAEILLREARIIEQAIGG from the coding sequence ATGGACAGAGCAAAATCCGCCCTCAGCGCCATGGAACCACGGCAAGGCGCGCAAACGATCCGGCGCGCGCTCGCAGTGCTGCGCATTCTTGCCGCAGGCCGCGAAGACGGCGTGCCGCTGACAGAAGTCGTGCGGGCGACTGGCCTCACCCGTCCGACCGTGCATCGCATCGTCCATGTGCTGATCGAGGAAGGCATCGTCGAGCGCAACGAGAAGAGCGGCCGCTACGCGATCGGCAACCAGGTGCCGGAATTGGCGCTCGCGCGTCCGCGGCCGTCGCGGCTGCTGGTGGCCGCCAATCCATCCCTGCGGCGCGCCTCCGCCGAGATCGGCGACACGCTGTTCCTGACGGTGCGGACCGGCAACGACACGCTGTGCGTCGATCGCAGGATCGGGGTCTATCCGATCCAGGTGCTGTCGATCGAGATCGGCGCGCGCCGGCCGCTCGGCGTCTCCAGCGCCGGCGTCGCGATCCTCGCCGCGATGCCGGCGCAGGACGCGCGAAAAATCGTCGCAGCCAACGAGAAGCGGTTCGAGGCCTATCACACCGACGTCGCGACCGTGCTGAGCGAGGTCACCGCGGCGCGCAAGCGCGGCTACTACATGAGAGAGATCGGTCTCGTGCAGGGCACGAAATCGATCTCGACCTGGATCAAGACGCCGGATGGCCAGCCGGCGGCAGCGATGACGGTCTCCGCCGTTCGGACGAGGCTCGGGCCAAGGCGTGAGCAGGAGGTCGCGGAGATCCTGCTGCGGGAGGCGCGGATCATCGAGCAGGCGATCGGCGGGTAG
- a CDS encoding Bug family tripartite tricarboxylate transporter substrate binding protein — MRLIWIAIAAAAAMLAGPASAEQWPARNVKLIVPYPAGGNVDSAARIIADKLQEKLGQPFIIENKAGAGGMIAGEAFAKSAPDGYTLFVGANGPVLFATEINKREAYNWKKDFLPISTISMTPLVLEVHPSVQATTFKEFIDLAKREPGKLTMASPGPGTTNHLLSELMQSNLDLQWVTAHYRGNAPAINDLLGGQVQFAFDQLTVSLQHIKAGLFRALAVTSPHRLKSLPEVPTFAELGYKDFDGQTFTGLFAPAGTPAPIVDKLHETLVAILKDPGVVDKFEKLGGEATAMTPAEFRAYLEREDAKWIPVVRKANIKAD; from the coding sequence ATGAGATTAATCTGGATTGCCATAGCTGCCGCAGCCGCGATGCTGGCGGGGCCCGCATCAGCCGAGCAATGGCCGGCGCGCAACGTCAAGCTGATCGTGCCCTATCCAGCCGGCGGCAATGTCGATAGCGCGGCGCGCATCATCGCCGACAAGCTCCAGGAAAAGCTCGGCCAGCCCTTCATCATCGAGAACAAGGCCGGCGCCGGCGGCATGATCGCGGGCGAAGCCTTCGCGAAGTCGGCACCCGACGGTTACACGCTGTTCGTCGGCGCCAACGGCCCGGTGCTGTTCGCGACCGAGATCAACAAGCGCGAGGCCTATAACTGGAAGAAGGACTTCCTCCCCATCTCGACCATCTCGATGACGCCGCTGGTGCTCGAAGTGCATCCGTCGGTGCAGGCGACGACGTTCAAAGAGTTCATCGATCTTGCCAAGCGCGAGCCCGGCAAGCTGACCATGGCCTCGCCCGGCCCCGGCACCACCAACCACCTGCTCAGCGAGCTGATGCAGTCGAACCTCGACCTGCAATGGGTCACCGCGCACTACCGCGGCAACGCGCCGGCGATCAACGACCTCCTGGGCGGCCAGGTGCAGTTCGCATTCGACCAGCTCACGGTCAGCCTCCAGCACATCAAGGCCGGCCTGTTCCGCGCACTCGCGGTCACCAGCCCGCATCGCCTGAAGTCGCTGCCTGAGGTGCCGACCTTCGCCGAGCTCGGCTACAAGGATTTTGACGGCCAGACCTTTACCGGCCTGTTCGCGCCGGCCGGCACACCGGCGCCGATCGTGGACAAGCTGCACGAGACGCTGGTTGCGATCCTGAAAGACCCCGGCGTGGTCGACAAGTTCGAGAAGCTCGGCGGCGAAGCAACGGCGATGACTCCCGCGGAGTTCAGGGCCTATCTCGAGCGCGAGGACGCCAAGTGGATTCCGGTCGTGCGCAAGGCCAACATCAAGGCTGACTGA
- a CDS encoding flavin reductase family protein codes for MRIDPTELGAERIYRLMTGIVVPRPIAWVTSLSSKGVLNLAPFSAFTFVSQKPPMLAISVGRKGADYKDTAHNILDTEEYVIHIADTPLMSAVHDSSVEHPPEISEVEHLGLETVACERIKVPRLAAAPVAMECRFRQCLEFGDAKSRLIVGEVVMFHLRDGLVNDGKVETKALDPIARIGGPRYARLGEIVTLNTVFQTPKSKD; via the coding sequence ATGCGGATCGATCCCACCGAACTCGGCGCGGAGCGCATCTACCGCCTGATGACCGGCATCGTGGTGCCGCGCCCGATCGCGTGGGTGACGAGCCTCTCGAGCAAGGGCGTGCTCAACCTCGCCCCGTTCAGCGCCTTCACCTTCGTCTCGCAGAAGCCGCCGATGCTGGCCATCAGCGTCGGCCGCAAGGGCGCCGACTACAAGGACACCGCGCACAACATCCTCGACACCGAGGAATATGTGATCCACATCGCCGATACCCCGCTGATGTCTGCGGTGCACGACAGCTCCGTCGAGCACCCGCCTGAAATCAGCGAGGTCGAGCATCTCGGGCTGGAGACGGTGGCGTGCGAACGCATCAAGGTGCCGCGGCTTGCAGCGGCGCCCGTCGCGATGGAATGCCGCTTCCGCCAATGCCTCGAATTCGGCGACGCCAAGAGCCGCCTCATCGTCGGCGAGGTCGTGATGTTCCATTTGCGCGACGGCCTCGTCAACGACGGCAAGGTCGAGACCAAGGCGCTCGATCCGATCGCGCGCATCGGCGGGCCGCGCTACGCCCGCCTCGGCGAGATCGTGACGCTGAACACCGTGTTCCAGACGCCCAAATCGAAAGACTGA
- a CDS encoding fumarylacetoacetate hydrolase family protein gives MRLVSYLLDGEPRYGAAVEGGVVDLTKRIGRDFSDVKALIAANALADAQEAAAGQKPDHALEDLVLLPPVLAPEKLWCIGVNYAERNAEYKDNSDLPKYPSLFVRSMSSMTGSGQPLEKPEVSDQLDYEGELVIVIGQGGRHIPREKAWAHIFGMTLCNEGTIRDWLRHGKFNVTQGKNFDRSGSIGPWIVTADELDPRGPHDIITRVNGEVRQQDTTERLMFPFDFLISYLSTFATLKPGDMIVTGTPTGAGARFDPPRWLKVGDVVEVESTHLGVLRNTVAAES, from the coding sequence ATGCGACTCGTAAGCTATCTCCTGGACGGAGAGCCGCGCTATGGCGCGGCCGTTGAAGGCGGCGTGGTCGATCTGACCAAGCGCATCGGCCGCGACTTTTCCGACGTGAAGGCGCTGATCGCCGCGAACGCGCTGGCCGACGCGCAAGAGGCCGCGGCCGGACAGAAGCCGGATCACGCGCTGGAAGATCTCGTCCTGCTGCCGCCGGTGCTGGCGCCGGAAAAGCTCTGGTGCATCGGCGTCAACTACGCCGAGCGCAACGCCGAATATAAAGACAATTCCGACCTGCCCAAATATCCGAGCCTGTTCGTGCGCAGCATGTCGTCGATGACCGGCTCCGGCCAGCCGCTGGAGAAGCCTGAGGTCTCGGATCAACTCGACTACGAAGGCGAGCTCGTCATCGTGATCGGGCAGGGCGGCCGTCACATCCCGCGCGAGAAGGCGTGGGCGCACATCTTCGGCATGACGCTGTGCAACGAGGGCACGATCCGCGACTGGCTGCGCCACGGCAAGTTCAACGTCACGCAGGGCAAGAATTTCGATCGCTCCGGCAGCATCGGGCCGTGGATCGTCACCGCGGACGAGCTCGATCCGCGCGGGCCGCACGACATCATCACCCGCGTCAACGGCGAGGTGCGGCAGCAGGACACGACCGAGCGGCTGATGTTCCCGTTCGACTTCCTGATTTCCTATCTCTCCACCTTCGCTACCCTAAAGCCCGGCGACATGATCGTGACGGGCACGCCGACGGGCGCCGGCGCGCGGTTCGACCCGCCGCGCTGGCTCAAGGTCGGCGATGTCGTCGAGGTCGAATCGACGCACCTCGGCGTGCTGCGCAACACCGTCGCCGCGGAGAGTTAA
- the hpaH gene encoding 2-oxo-hept-4-ene-1,7-dioate hydratase produces MLDAATIERLAARLDEAERTKALIPMFSKEYPDFSIEDAYAIQRAWTKLQLGRGRVIRGHKIGLTSKAMQNAVGINEPDYGVLFADMFYADATPIPFDRFHAPRIEVELAFVLKAPLRGPDCTIFDVLNATDYVTPALEILETRMHRVDPETGKTRKVMDTISDNAANAALVLGGRPIRPMDADLRWIGALLFRNGEVEETGLAAGVLNHPANGIAWLANRLAPHDEHLAAGEVVLAGSFTRPVDIRRGDTFHADYGAFGSVSCQFV; encoded by the coding sequence ATGCTGGATGCCGCGACGATCGAACGCCTAGCCGCGCGCCTCGACGAGGCTGAGCGCACCAAGGCGCTGATCCCGATGTTCTCGAAAGAGTATCCCGACTTCAGCATCGAGGACGCCTACGCCATCCAGCGCGCCTGGACAAAACTCCAGCTCGGCCGCGGCCGCGTCATCAGGGGACACAAGATCGGCCTGACCTCGAAGGCGATGCAGAATGCGGTCGGCATCAACGAGCCCGATTACGGCGTGCTGTTCGCCGACATGTTCTATGCCGATGCGACGCCGATCCCGTTCGACCGCTTCCATGCGCCGCGCATCGAGGTCGAGCTCGCCTTCGTGCTGAAGGCGCCGCTGCGCGGACCCGACTGCACCATCTTCGACGTGCTCAACGCCACCGATTACGTCACGCCGGCGCTGGAGATCCTGGAGACGCGCATGCATCGCGTCGACCCTGAAACGGGCAAGACGCGCAAGGTGATGGACACGATCTCGGACAATGCAGCCAATGCCGCGCTGGTGCTCGGCGGCCGGCCGATCCGTCCGATGGATGCGGACCTGCGCTGGATCGGCGCGCTGCTGTTCCGCAACGGCGAGGTCGAGGAGACCGGCCTTGCCGCCGGTGTGCTCAACCATCCCGCCAATGGCATCGCCTGGCTCGCCAATCGCCTCGCGCCGCATGACGAGCATCTCGCGGCCGGCGAGGTGGTGCTGGCAGGATCGTTCACGCGGCCCGTCGACATCCGCCGCGGCGACACGTTCCACGCGGACTACGGCGCGTTCGGCTCGGTGTCGTGCCAGTTCGTCTGA
- a CDS encoding RidA family protein, which produces MTRRKSIHIGGFKHANPIPNACRIGNLVMSGVILGRDAAGVMPESLDAQCANMFAHMKATVEAAGGTTDDIIKMTVWLKDRTQRGPVNVEWLKMFPDEHSRPARHALPMDNMDGGALVQCDFTAVID; this is translated from the coding sequence ATGACACGGCGCAAGAGCATCCATATCGGCGGCTTCAAGCACGCCAATCCGATCCCGAACGCCTGCCGCATCGGCAATCTCGTGATGTCCGGCGTCATCCTCGGCCGCGATGCGGCCGGCGTGATGCCCGAGAGTCTCGATGCGCAATGCGCCAACATGTTCGCGCATATGAAGGCGACGGTGGAAGCCGCCGGCGGCACCACCGACGACATCATCAAGATGACCGTGTGGCTGAAGGATCGCACGCAACGCGGCCCGGTCAATGTCGAGTGGTTGAAGATGTTTCCGGACGAGCATTCGCGCCCGGCACGCCACGCGCTGCCGATGGACAACATGGATGGCGGCGCGCTGGTGCAGTGCGACTTCACCGCCGTGATCGACTGA
- a CDS encoding amidohydrolase family protein gives MPTYLPFDPNPRRPVKAPPPKTVDSQFHVLGPIDKYPERPGAAYRMPTATWEAALRMHKTLGIERGIIVQTTTYGADHAVVLDGLAAMGPNYRGCANALVFAEASDSYLAKLHDAGVRGARFSFRQELGAVLSDADFARAIARIRELGWYVKIQPEKDGIVSSVAQYENLDVPVLIDHMARPDPEAGKNDPNLRKMLELLKKGNFWVMLSLGEKTSKAGAPYDDVIPIARTYIEAAIDRCVWASDWPHPVSVKQPPNDADLLELMYRYAPDQAELEKILVHNPAKLFGFPD, from the coding sequence ATGCCGACCTATCTGCCGTTCGATCCCAATCCGCGCCGCCCGGTGAAGGCTCCGCCGCCGAAGACCGTCGACAGCCAGTTCCACGTGCTCGGTCCGATCGACAAATATCCGGAGCGTCCCGGCGCCGCCTATCGGATGCCGACGGCCACCTGGGAGGCGGCGCTCCGCATGCACAAGACGCTCGGCATCGAGCGCGGCATCATCGTGCAGACCACGACCTACGGCGCCGACCATGCCGTCGTGCTCGACGGCCTCGCCGCGATGGGCCCGAACTATCGCGGCTGCGCCAACGCGCTGGTGTTCGCCGAGGCGAGCGACTCGTATCTCGCCAAGCTGCATGACGCCGGCGTGCGCGGCGCGCGCTTCAGTTTCCGCCAGGAGCTCGGCGCGGTGCTGTCGGATGCCGATTTCGCCCGCGCCATCGCCCGGATCCGCGAGCTCGGCTGGTACGTCAAGATCCAGCCGGAGAAGGACGGCATCGTCTCCAGCGTCGCCCAGTACGAGAATCTCGACGTGCCCGTGCTGATCGACCACATGGCGCGCCCTGATCCGGAAGCCGGCAAGAACGATCCGAATTTGCGCAAGATGCTGGAGCTGCTCAAGAAGGGCAATTTCTGGGTCATGCTGTCGCTTGGTGAGAAGACCTCGAAGGCCGGCGCTCCCTACGACGACGTGATCCCGATCGCGCGCACCTATATCGAGGCGGCCATCGACCGCTGCGTCTGGGCCAGCGACTGGCCGCACCCGGTCTCCGTCAAGCAGCCGCCGAACGATGCCGATCTGCTCGAGCTGATGTACCGCTATGCGCCCGATCAGGCGGAGCTGGAGAAGATTCTGGTGCACAATCCGGCCAAGCTGTTCGGGTTTCCGGACTAG
- a CDS encoding methyl-accepting chemotaxis protein, which produces MPALKKLISLRSIGAKLALMTMVAAICMALVASTVLWIARGQLVTERVEKAHAAVDIVWNLADGYYKAYKAGQMTEEEAKKRFLEANNYVWYEDHTNYAYIYDYETGLCVSNPGIPQFVGKDMRPNKDANGMLFAVALMDIARKGQGTLRYSFRRSGSDATPLDKVAFTRGFAPWNLMIGSAEYMSEVDNSFWSMVQTASIVIAVLMLISIAIAWAVGRSVVKPLSALKERMASLSAGQLEAPVAHADRHDEIGEMARTVEVFRDAMIETGRLREEHALAEQRQVEARKADMNRLADQFEREVGEIIELVSVAAGQLETSSTTLSKTADTVSQVSNRASTASGEASSNVHSVAAASEELASSIGEISRQVETSARIAGEAVSQAQKTDARISELSQAAGRIGDVVDLIQTIAGQTNLLALNATIEAARAGDAGRGFAVVASEVKSLAEQTAKATDEISQQIADIQSATRDSVTAIKEIGTTIGRISEIAAAISTSVEQQGSATQEISRNVQRAAAGTSQVEASIADVQRGASETGGASAQVQAAAQSLAGESARLKRGVAGFMNSIRAA; this is translated from the coding sequence ATGCCGGCTCTCAAGAAGCTGATTTCCCTTCGTTCGATTGGCGCCAAGCTCGCTCTGATGACCATGGTCGCCGCCATCTGCATGGCGCTGGTCGCCTCGACCGTACTGTGGATCGCCCGCGGCCAGCTTGTCACCGAGCGCGTCGAGAAGGCGCACGCCGCTGTCGATATCGTGTGGAACCTCGCCGACGGCTATTACAAGGCCTACAAGGCCGGCCAGATGACCGAGGAAGAGGCCAAGAAGCGCTTCCTCGAAGCCAATAATTACGTCTGGTACGAAGACCACACCAACTACGCGTACATCTACGATTACGAGACAGGGCTCTGCGTCTCCAATCCCGGCATTCCGCAATTCGTCGGCAAGGACATGCGTCCGAACAAGGATGCCAACGGCATGCTGTTCGCGGTCGCGCTGATGGACATTGCCAGAAAGGGCCAGGGCACCCTGCGCTATTCGTTCCGGCGCAGCGGCAGCGATGCCACGCCCTTGGACAAGGTCGCGTTCACGCGCGGTTTCGCGCCGTGGAACCTGATGATCGGCTCGGCCGAATACATGTCGGAGGTGGATAATTCCTTCTGGTCGATGGTGCAGACCGCCTCGATCGTCATCGCCGTCCTGATGTTGATCTCGATCGCGATCGCCTGGGCCGTCGGCCGCAGCGTGGTCAAGCCGCTGTCTGCCCTGAAGGAGCGCATGGCCTCGCTCAGCGCAGGTCAGCTCGAGGCGCCCGTCGCGCATGCCGACCGCCACGACGAGATCGGCGAGATGGCGCGGACCGTTGAAGTGTTCCGCGACGCCATGATCGAGACCGGCCGCCTGCGCGAGGAACATGCGCTCGCCGAGCAGCGTCAAGTCGAAGCGCGCAAGGCCGACATGAACCGGCTGGCCGATCAGTTCGAGCGCGAGGTCGGTGAGATCATCGAGCTCGTCTCGGTCGCGGCCGGCCAGCTCGAGACGTCGTCGACCACGTTGTCGAAGACCGCCGATACTGTCTCGCAGGTCTCGAACCGCGCCTCCACGGCGTCGGGCGAGGCGTCGTCGAACGTGCATTCGGTGGCCGCGGCGAGCGAGGAGCTTGCCTCCTCGATCGGCGAGATCAGCCGTCAGGTCGAAACCTCCGCGCGGATCGCGGGCGAGGCCGTCAGCCAGGCGCAGAAGACCGACGCGCGCATCAGCGAGCTGTCGCAGGCCGCGGGCCGGATCGGCGACGTCGTCGATCTCATCCAGACCATCGCCGGCCAAACCAATCTGCTGGCGCTCAATGCCACCATCGAGGCCGCACGCGCCGGCGATGCCGGCCGTGGCTTTGCCGTGGTCGCCTCCGAAGTGAAGTCGCTCGCCGAGCAAACCGCAAAAGCGACCGACGAGATCAGCCAGCAGATCGCCGACATCCAGTCCGCAACGCGCGATTCGGTCACGGCGATCAAGGAGATCGGGACGACCATCGGACGCATCTCGGAAATCGCCGCGGCGATCTCGACCTCGGTCGAGCAGCAGGGCTCGGCGACGCAGGAGATCTCCCGTAACGTCCAGCGTGCAGCCGCCGGCACCTCGCAGGTCGAAGCCAGCATCGCCGACGTCCAGCGCGGTGCCTCCGAGACCGGCGGTGCCTCCGCGCAGGTCCAGGCGGCCGCGCAATCGCTCGCAGGCGAAAGCGCACGCCTCAAGCGCGGCGTCGCCGGCTTCATGAACTCGATCAGGGCGGCGTGA